A region of the Drosophila subpulchrella strain 33 F10 #4 breed RU33 chromosome 3L, RU_Dsub_v1.1 Primary Assembly, whole genome shotgun sequence genome:
CTCAGTGCTCGATACTCGATACCCGGACACTCCGTAGGCGTACTTCGTATTCCGTATTCCGTAGTCAGCGTCATCAGCTGCAGTTTCACGTACGCAGCCCGGCCGTGCAAGTGTGTCCGTACATCCGTGAGGccatctctctctctcgctctcgccCCCCTTTTGGAGGCAGTGCGTGTCCGTAATTGGCAGGTCTCACTCCGTGGAAAGTACAACGTAGAACGTCGAACGTAACCCGTAACCCGTAACCCGTAACCAGTAACCCGGAGACGTGCCAAGTGCCGGAGATAAATTAACTGGACGCGAACGCGGCTcatttgaatgccaatcgattgacgGCTAGTTTGCCGATCCCCAACCGTAGTGCGTGACCCGTACTTCCATCGCAGGATATACCCAGCTAGCAGGATAACCGAAGACACGTACCACACGTGCGTGTGTGATTGTGCTCCCTGTGACGCGGACAACAAAAGGATGCGGCCTTCAAAGCGAATGCCACGCCCTCTTTCATCCGTGCCCCAAGTATCCCAGTGCAACAACAAGTGATAGAGTGCAATAAGAAAATAGAAAGAAAGTAGTTGAAAACTCCCTGATACCATAATCAGGCATTTGAAAAGCAATCCCCGAATCCCCGCAAAAGAATGTTGCCATACCAGGCAGCCGTGGCCATGGACTACGCCGGATACCAAAGGCAGCCCACGCCGGGTCACCCCGGAAGCCACATGGCCACCATGGGCACCCTGGGCATGCCGGCGGTGCCCTTCACCCACAGCTGGATGGTGCCCACGCAGGACCTGTGCGCCATGCCGCCCTACAACAAAATGCCCGGACACCAACAGCCTCCGGGACCCGGAATGCACGTCCAACAACAGCCCCTCGAACCCGGGTTAGTAGTTATAACTAGGTAGTCGGGAATACGAGGACTGGTACCCGCCGATCTATAATTAATTACATTAATAACTCTAAAAGTGGTTAGCatgaagaaaaagaaaaattctGATCTATACAAGGACTTAATCTGGATATCACTCTACTCTCGTAAATGCTTAGGCTGTCTAGCAACCTTTTTCACTCTCTTCCCTATCTTGGGTCTGTAAGGACCGTTTTAAGAACTTTTTCAGTTCACATTATTCCCGTGATGGCTCCAATTCGAAATTCGATacgaaatttaaaaaatttagtGCATCACTTAGTGACTTTCGAGATGAATATTTCGTCAAAGTCATTTTCAGCAACATTTAATCATATTCATTTTGGAAGTTTGTAATATCTTTTCAGTTTTTAAAGGCTTAATTATTCTTTATTTCAAAGGCAAAGTGTAATCTTTACACATTTAGCAAAAGTTTCTTATTACATTTGTACTTACACAACAAGACAAATTTCAACTATTAACACTTCAAGAAATTTGCAAAATTTCGCACTACTATATACTACTTACTTACTTTTATATAAAGTTGAAAACAAGTGACAAAAACAATGGTGTCATTTCTACAATTTAGTATAAACTAAAATTCATAATCTTTGCTTACACATTTGTAAGTTATAACGTATTATTAACTTATGTTAGTATTTCTTTATTGTTTTCGACCTTACCCTCCGTAGGTCACTCGCAAAGTTCTTGCAAGCCGAAACCAAAATCCCTGCCTTATAGTGTACATTTTGTGGgctcttaaatttattttaatgcgcTCATCACAGGCTTGAAGCTTCGTTTTGTGTTGCTTTATTTGAGCCGCGCACGGCTTCTGGCTCTCAAAAGCAGCCCCGACTTGGTCTTTAGTTTTAGCCCGAATCTGAATCTCAGAGCCCCCGTCTTCGGCTCCGGCTTGGAGATTCGTATCTCAGCCGAAAGCGTCGTCGTCTCggccataaaaatatttttgataattAAAAAGAAACCCCGACCCGCAGTTTGCCACGGGCCAAGCCAGTTTTCCCCGTCAGCCACTTGCTCTTTGTTTAAACATCCAAGAAAAAAAGAACAGCGCACATCAACAACAATTTTAATTAGCTGTGTTGAAATTACGTTTAGAGAGATGTCAGTACCTGCGATACATGCCGCAAATGCTTTCCTAATAAAATCGTCTGCTTTGGTTCAAAAACCCCATATGAgggaaactgaaactgaaaccgaaacGGTTTTCTGCCTCCCCAGAGAAGGGGAAAATTCAATTTGGGCTAGAAAAACATTAATCTTGGCCTCGTCAATATCGAAATGCCATTCAAATGAGGCACTGAGGGGTGATGATGTGTCGGGACTCGGAGGTGTTGCCTTGACAAATGATGTGCGGTCTCGAATTTAATTTCGCACGAAATTCGCCACTGTCTAACGGGCGAACAAATTGCCTGTCATTAGCAAAAATTTGCCGAAAACGGGCCAATTATTTCCTCGCCAAGGTTTAGCTTTCAAAGTCATTCCTTGAGTAATTGTTTCTTTAAGTAAGTTTCTTGGGCATCAATTCTTTAAAGAAATGGGACCATGTTTATGTAAAGATATGTTAGAATTTATAAACTTATATAATGGTAAAACCATTACGTAAAGATACCTATTCTCTATCCTTTTTGACTGGGTGAAATTTTGCCAATCTCAGTCTCAATCAAAAATCCTTTGGGACACTCTTTTTCACTTGATTGGCCTGgttgtgcaaatatttttatagagcCCAGATGCAATTCGATTAGCGGCTTAATGCCGGGAATTAAGGGAGCCGAAGAATGTAAGCGGCTTACTGCGGTCAGAAAGGGAGGGAGAAAGTCATCCAGTTTTCTTGCCGTCCTTTGTTTATCCTAAGGTTCGCACAACACAGGGAACACAAGGATAAAGGATAAGAAGTGTGGCCCGGGGGCCTTTGTGAAGATATAAAGAGCCCCGAGTACCGTTATTGCTTTATCAGTCCTTTCGCTCTTTTCAAGCATTTCTATGAGATATGGTCAGGACCCAGCGGGAATGTCCTTGGGCTGTCATTTTGTAATCGCAATTCAAGGAAAACTAAGAAAGAATTTTTGCAACAGTTTTTCTAATAGGAATTGCCATCTAAGAGAGATGTTGGTtctgaaaaacatttttagtcTTAACAATTTAATTCACAAAGAAAAAAGATAATATGCAATTCagaatatttttgaaaaagatCTTAATACAATTTAATACATGTTTAGTGGTTTTAAAATAAGCTTATCGAATCGGTATGCCCTTTTTATGAAGTGTAGCGCACTATGACTTCACTGCAGGTCAAAACAACACTGGCAACATTAACAGGCAACAACAAAGAAGTTGTCAACAAACTTAAATTATGAAGGCTTGAAGCCAAGTTTTCTGACGAAGATGCTCTGAGAGATGGCCGCCTGCAGATAGCGCAACCGCAGAAGGTTGAGCAGATCCGTATCCATAAAGCCCCGTCCCGAAAGCAGACAGACTTTATTATTCCGAACGAGAAGCGGCAGTCTTTATAGAGAGTTTGCTGCAAGTTTAGTGAATGAAAAGTTGCATTTaggggaaataaaaaaaacaaaacacgaGATGGGATCGCTTGGGAGGCGGCATTTTCACAGGGATTCAAAGATGTGCAGGgaaataataatgaaaatatcAAGAAAGCATCAAAGACTTGCAGGGAAAAACTCTCACACTCTGGGGCTTTGGGAAATCTTGCAACAAATGGGCTGCCATCTATCCAGGCACAAACTGTCTGGCCAACTATTGTCCTATTCGAAGACCCACACCCCCAACCCAAACCGAAACCTTTTTGCCGCTGAAAGGCTGACAAATGTCGGGCAATTAGTTTGGCCTGACACCATTCCATCACAAAGCCGTGGGTTGGCCAAACAAATGGCCGAAAACACGGTGCTGACAGGTGTTAAAAGTCGTCTTTCGGACCGATCTTCTAGCCATTCGTCAGTGTCTACTTATGTATACTGATTGATTCGCGTTTTTCTCTTACTATTGAGTAAAAAACTTATGGTTGCACTTCTCTCTGCAGCATCCTGGAACTGCGCAAGGAAAAGTCGAGGGATGCGGCGAGATCGCGTCGCGGGAAGGAGAACTACGAATTCTACGAGCTGGCCAAGATGCTCCCACTGCCGGCAGCCATCACCAGCCAGCTGGACAAGGCCTCCATCATAAGACTGACCATCAGCTACCTGAAGCTGAGGGACTTCTCCGGACACGGCGATCCGCCATGGACAAGGGAGGCCTCCAGCAGCAGTAAGCTCAAAAGTAAGTATCTATCCACCATGTATCCACAAAGGgttttttacaaatatttatttaatgtttAGATCGTCCAAGAGTAGGTCGGATACCTAGTTTCTAGATTAAAGCAATTTCATACAATAACTTTTGGGATCACAACATGTTTAATAATTTCTTTAGGGACCCATTTGGTACCtaaacatacatttttaaaaagcttCAAAACAAGATTGTCACATTGTAAACCCCCGTCTAAGTTTATTCCATGCCTTTATGATTCAACATATTTCAAGAACACTAAACAGTGATTTCCATATCGAAGCCATTGGAAGCCAATCGATCACTTTAATGGGGCCTTCTGAAATTCCACAAACTGTCACAATGACACACGCCGGTTGCCCCTCGGCTTTGCCCGCAAAAGCGGAGACCAAAATGGTCGCGCATGCGcagcaaataaaaataaattgcgCTTAATAACGATATTTTATGCAAATCCGGCAAAagcccaaaacaaaaatttaaaaacagttGACAAAGTTAAcgaataaattgtttttttgtcTTTAAGCTTGGAAAGAAACATTTTTAAGGTGCGTACGAGCATAATTTCTGTCATAGACAGGCCAGGCAAAaaacaaagagttttgatttcACTTAAGGCAAACTTTGCTGCCCGCTACTCACGAAATGTAGGCAAATGAGTTTCCTGCTTTCGGTTTTAATTGCCGCTTCCTCTGTCTCTTTCTGGCCAATAACGATCGAATATGGCCGACAATATGGCCGACGTCTTGCGTCAAATGCAAATTAGCAAATGGAATTTTCCCTGAGCTTCGGTCACACTTCGATACCAAAGTGACCAAAACAtttgaaattagtttttaagtACCctttatattaattatatttaagatTATTCTGCAGATCTTttgcaaaattttttaaagtcaTAAAATGCaatcattatatttttaagtatcAAATTTATCAAGTCACTCATCGGAACCCTAAAGCTCGCCTAGTTAAAATTTAACATTGAAAGCAATGTACTGAGATATTCGTGTGTCAAATTTCCCAACACAGCAACAGAGTTTTTGTCAGCCACTATATATACCATACCATATACCATCCATTCGTAGCCACCAAGCCATTCCTCAGCCAGCCACGTCATGCTCCGGCGACGTTGACAATGCATTGTCACGTCAAGTGAAAAAGGCATTCCACGACGACAGCCCACGACTTCTTTGCCAGGTCTCGGTTCAGACAGTATTCAAAGGCTGCCAACTGACAACAATCGAGTGCACTTAAAGAAAAACTTAGGGGTCTTGGAAATtcatttaaacaatatttccATCTAAGCAATAATATAAGAATATCCCAAAATATTGAGAAAATTAATGAAAGTGTTTAGAGAAATCAAACAGAGTTTGTGAGTCatgaaaaaattaattatattataatatttttctatttaatgatatatgggtaaaaataaataaaatcccCATTGGTTACGTTTTTTTCCCCTTCCCAAGCTAACTGGCAAAGTGGCAGAGTCGAGACGAAACGAAAGGCGAGGGCCATCAAAAAGCCAAAAAGGTAGTCAAGGCACTAAAAAATAATCCAAAATCAATGGGGCGTTATGTATGGATGGCGGTGGAGTGGCCGTAACGCCTTCATCCATTCAATTGGATTATTATGCGAAACTAAACCCAGAAAAAGTAGTAGAGAAACCGGACAAGGAGCTGCATGCTTTAGAGGATGAGGAGCAACAAGCTGCGGGGCAATAAAAAGCACTTCAATTTGACCCACAGCCTcgcagaaaagaaaaaaaaaagcggCACTGGGTGGTGCTTCTCGGGTGGGTGGTGCTGGAAGGTCATTAAGGGCCACAGGGTCTACCGCCAGCCACATATGGCCATGTCCGAGCGGAAGCGGAAACTGTTTGCCAACTTAGCGCTTCGACCACTGGGAAATCGCTGGGGATTTGAGGGGCAGGAATAAGGGGCGATTTGCACTTGTGCGAATTATGACTTGGCCGGTCGGTCGGTCAGTCGTCCATAATCGTAAAATTCTAtaattgaattaaataaataagctttGCAAGGGCCTCAGCTGAGAAAATATTGAATGCCCATGCCCGAACCCATATTTATGATGCCCTGCGGTTGATGTTGTTGTCTTTTCTGTGGGGCAAGGGCGCATCATTTATGAGTTTGGTCAAGAGCAGAGGCGGAATGGAGTGAACAATAGCTCAGGGATCCCGAAACACATGAGAACCTCGTGGGGGACAGAatacttttattaattttctttaattaaaaGCCTCTTCAAAGTAATCAGTTAGACGCACACTTAAATAATGGTTTAACAATGGAATATAAAGTAATTATCAtttataaattacaaaaaagaGTAAAACGCTTGTTACCTAGCAACATGTTTAGAGATAGGTCTAGTAATAAACACTAATTTGCATACTTTCCAACCACTAACATTTCACTTTCCCCTCTTTTTTGTCCGCAGGTGCCGCCATTCGTCGCAGTCCCGCTGTTGATTTGTTCGAACAACATCAGGGCACCCACATATTACAGGTGAGATATGAACGATATGGTAGCAAAAGAGACGGCAGTAGGCCCGAAAAAATAAAGAGGGATATCCCGCAGCCATCTTGTGCATATGATTAAatgtacacagaaaaaaacatGGCATATTCAATAACCAATTGCCTACTTTCTCaagttataaatatattttcatccCTTTCTTGAGATCATATATAAAAGAGAACTTCCCCTTAAGGGCTCCTTTTAATTTtctgaaaattaatttttccaTATTCTCGTAATCCCATCTCCTTCAGTCCCTGGATGGCTTCGCCTTGGCTGTGGCGGCAGACGGACGCTTCCTGTACATCTCCGAGACGGTGTCCATCTACCTGGGCCTGTCGCAGGTGGAGATGACGGGCAGCAGCATCTTCGACTACATCCACCAGGCGGATCACTCCGAGATTGCCGAGCAACTGGGCCTGAGCCTCACgagcggcggcggcggaggaggaggcgccGGAAGTTCCAGCAGCGGCGGTGGAGGCGGCGGAACCGGAGTGGGCATGGCCTCACCCACTTCCGGAGCCTCAGACGATGGCAGCGGCACACACGGTACGAACAATCCCGACGGTGAGTCAAGTCCGAGTTGTCGATGGACCAGGTGCGGGAATGAATACCTGGTGCCGGGTGGGATCCGAATGGATGTTACAAAAGGTAGTCGTATGGCATGTCACAGAAATCTTTTGGATGTTAGAGAAGCTATCTTTAAGAAACACAGAATCACCAGTTTTGAAATCATAATTTGAGgggtctaaaagtatgcaacagtaTTTTGGATACGGAAGTGTGATGGATTTTTACCGATTTTACTgtatacttttagacacctttacaATCCACATCGACTATTCAAGCGATACTTTAATCTCTGCAGATATTCGTGACATACCATGAAACTATCTATGTCCGCTCAAGTGAAAGTTTCCCCAAAGTGTGAGCCAATCTAATCAAAAACTCTTTCCCATcccgtagtggccgcctccaTGACCCAAGCCTCGACAAGTGGCTACAAAGGCTACGATCGGAGCTTCTGCATCCGGATGAAGTCCACTTTGACGAAACGCGGCTGTCACTTCAAATCCTCAGGCTATCGGGTGAGTTTTCAAACCTTTCGTTGCTATCCACCAAAGAATCTTTCTTAATTTTTCTGTTTCCTAAGTTTTgtactctttttatttatgttgttCCCCCTTTGTAGTTATATTTCTAACTGAATAGTTTCGGGGATtgtgttttttatgtttttatttgcgttttatttaatttttttcgttGGCCCTAGGAGTTGTTTCTAATGTAAGACTTTCGAGTAACAGTAAGACTAACCCATAGAAATCGTTTTCGGTTGTGTTGTGTAACTTGCAATACCTGCATTTTGTATTACGTATTACCATCCCATCCACTGCTTATCTACAGGCCAGCGATGCAACGAGCAATTGCAACAACGGTAACAATGCTAGTAACAATGCTAAAAACGTTAAGAATCCGGGCTCAAACTATTCGGTACGTATCAATTGAAATCAGTACGTTTGTATGCTAAAATGcaaggcaaaaacaaaaacctaCTCAAAATTATTTACTGAGGAAATCgcattttaagtttttctacAATTTCGGCCataatttttgtgtttgctaaaaaaaaaaaaaagaaaggcaAAGCCACAGACTGATTTTAGATTGATCAGTATCGAATAACTAGTGCGGAAGCTGCTTCAATCATCCACCAATCAATGAGTTAATCAATCGATCGATCCACCATCCGTCGCCGCAATCATCCCATTCTTCAGTTTTGTTTGCCATTTTTACACTcaaaaatttttgatttataattattagttGTTTTTGCTAACAGGTTTCAcagaaatttaataattaatgaTGATAAAAAGTTGTATTCACTATGTATTTTTGTGCAACATTCTTAGTCACCAACCATACTCTTTATGTTAACGTAACCTATTTCAGAATATGTTTTAAATAGTCCAATAAAAATTCCTACCAAATATTCTGGTAAAATATTAGCTTTAATGCTTTCCTTTGAGTGTAAAAGGTTCCATATCCAAGCCCAAGATTTCCTTCCTCCAACTCCGAGTACAACACTTTGAGCCCCTGAATGGAGTACCTCCTCCATAAGTAGGATCCCCAACTAACCGAATTTTGGCTTTACTTGGAACCTTTGCAGGTGGTTCTGCTGTTGTGCAAGCTGCGACCCCAGTACACCTTCTCCCACAGCCGAAAATCACAGCCCCCACTGCTCGGAATGGTTGCCCTGGCCATCGCATTGCCTCCGCCATCGGTGCACGAGATCCGACTGGAGTGCGACATGTTCGTGACCCGGGTAAACTTTGACCTGCGAGTGGCCCACTGCGAACCAAGGTATGCTACTTTTACTATCCTTTTTATCtgttctaaactaatgaagtGGTTTCGGCAACTTAGGGTATCCGATCTGCTAGACTATACGCCGGAAGATCTGGTAAACAAGAGCCTGTACTCACTGTGTCACGCCGAGGATGCCAATCGCCTGCGCAAGAGCCACTCAGACTGTAAGTATTTCGGTCATCAAAAACCTGTAACAGCAAGATATTAAAGCTATTAAAGTATAACCAATAAGAACTCTTAAAAATAGCATTGTTTTCCTTAGCTGTTAAAAAAGAGTCTTATCCCGTcaagaataatgtttttttacCTAATTCTGTAAGGTAGTCTATGGGTTATCTATAGATTGAAATCCAATAACAAGTATACTACAATGAATGGTTTGTTCTAAGCCTAGTCCACCAATTGTATTTACAATTTGCTAGATTAGATTTCTTTATCTTAGAATATCTTTACAATATATTCCAATCcgatattataatataagcATTTTCAGAACGCTATATTGTACTATTGTTCACCACTTAAAAAGACTTTTTAGGAACTAGTTATAAAGATCCTTTCAATCCTTTCCCTTGCAGTGATCGAAAAGGGTCAAGTGCTGACCGGCTACTACCGACTGATGAACAAGAGTGGGGGCTACACCTGGCTCCAGACCTGTGCCACCGTCGTCTGCAGCACCAAGAACGCGGATGAGCAGAACATCATCTGCGTGAACTATGTGATCAGGTTGGTTTAAGATCAGCAAATTCCCTAGGTACAGCCCACTAACCAATGACCTTCTTTCACCCCCAGCAACCGGGAGAACGAGAACATGATCCTGGACTGCTGCCAACTGGAACCCAGTCCGGACAGCATAAAGCACGAGGAGGGTATGGGCAATGACAAGAGCAGTGGGTCGCCAGGAGGAGACGCCAGTGGCGAGGGCAATTCGCACCTGAGTGCCGGCGACATGAAGCTCAACTCACCGAAAACCGATTCCGAGGGTCATTCGCATCGCGGCCGGGGACGCAGTGCAGCCGCCTCGCACGGCAGCAGCCTGAATAGCCTCACCATGATCAAGGACAGTCCCACGCCGCTGGGCGTGGACATCGACTCGGGGGTGCTGCCCACCACAGTGGCCACTCCGGTGCCACCAGCTACGCCCAATGGCAGCAGCTCGGCCAGCGGAGTGCCGTCCACCAAGCGGAAGCGAAAAACCAAGGCGTCGCAGCAGGTCGAGGATCAGGGTCAGGATCAGCAGGTGATTGCAGACCAGCCTCTGCCCAAACTGCCGGCCATGGAGCAGCGGGATCAGCAGCCGCGCAGTCGCCTACCCTCGATTGTGGATGAGCAGCCCTCGTCGGCAGCGGATTCGGCGGTCAAGGATCTGGAGCAGGCCATGTCCAAGCACTTGCCCTCGCCGGTGGCAGTGGTATCAGTGGCTCCGTCCAACACGGACTTCAGTGCGGACTCTCTGCtgaagcagcagcaacagcaacagcagcagcagctggatCCCAACGAGAAGAGCAGCACCATCCAGTGGATAGGAGCACCCTACCAGCAGCCACCGGCGCCCATGCCGGCCACCGCTCTCCTCCGGCAACTGTACGCCAACCGTGAGAGCGTGATCCGGGCGACGGCCAGGCAAACGCCCACCGGAGTGGGACCCGGCGTCTTCTACGGCGACCAGCAGACGGGTCCCCTGCCCACGCCGCCGGGCAGTGAGTCCTCCTACGAGAACCAATACCTGCAGCTGCACTCCGCCGCCTCCGGAGGACATCCCGGTGGCCAGAAGACC
Encoded here:
- the LOC119552698 gene encoding protein trachealess isoform X5, whose protein sequence is MLPYQAAVAMDYAGYQRQPTPGHPGSHMATMGTLGMPAVPFTHSWMVPTQDLCAMPPYNKMPGHQQPPGPGMHVQQQPLEPGILELRKEKSRDAARSRRGKENYEFYELAKMLPLPAAITSQLDKASIIRLTISYLKLRDFSGHGDPPWTREASSSSKLKSAAIRRSPAVDLFEQHQGTHILQSLDGFALAVAADGRFLYISETVSIYLGLSQVEMTGSSIFDYIHQADHSEIAEQLGLSLTSGGGGGGGAGSSSSGGGGGGTGVGMASPTSGASDDGSGTHVAASMTQASTSGYKGYDRSFCIRMKSTLTKRGCHFKSSGYRASDATSNCNNGNNASNNAKNVKNPGSNYSVVLLLCKLRPQYTFSHSRKSQPPLLGMVALAIALPPPSVHEIRLECDMFVTRVNFDLRVAHCEPRVSDLLDYTPEDLVNKSLYSLCHAEDANRLRKSHSDLIEKGQVLTGYYRLMNKSGGYTWLQTCATVVCSTKNADEQNIICVNYVISNRENENMILDCCQLEPSPDSIKHEEGMGNDKSSGSPGGDASGEGNSHLSAGDMKLNSPKTDSEGHSHRGRGRSAAASHGSSLNSLTMIKDSPTPLGVDIDSGVLPTTVATPVPPATPNGSSSASGVPSTKRKRKTKASQQVEDQGQDQQVIADQPLPKLPAMEQRDQQPRSRLPSIVDEQPSSAADSAVKDLEQAMSKHLPSPVAVVSVAPSNTDFSADSLLKQQQQQQQQQLDPNEKSSTIQWIGAPYQQPPAPMPATALLRQLYANRESVIRATARQTPTGVGPGVFYGDQQTGPLPTPPGSESSYENQYLQLHSAASGGHPGGQKTSADAFTNLVSTYGGYHSSIDYHNAMTPPSSVSPRDSNQPGKSAPVLTSNGGYDYAPDPLRGQYATSAGDGVPATLPLKPQASYTATMHPSGSTTTEGGVTYSNLDQPQYFAPHSSFHLYHKGSPASGWYSTPS
- the LOC119552698 gene encoding protein trachealess isoform X2 — its product is MLPYQAAVAMDYAGYQRQPTPGHPGSHMATMGTLGMPAVPFTHSWMVPTQDLCAMPPYNKMPGHQQPPGPGMHVQQQPLEPGILELRKEKSRDAARSRRGKENYEFYELAKMLPLPAAITSQLDKASIIRLTISYLKLRDFSGHGDPPWTREASSSSKLKSAAIRRSPAVDLFEQHQGTHILQSLDGFALAVAADGRFLYISETVSIYLGLSQVEMTGSSIFDYIHQADHSEIAEQLGLSLTSGGGGGGGAGSSSSGGGGGGTGVGMASPTSGASDDGSGTHGTNNPDVAASMTQASTSGYKGYDRSFCIRMKSTLTKRGCHFKSSGYRVVLLLCKLRPQYTFSHSRKSQPPLLGMVALAIALPPPSVHEIRLECDMFVTRVNFDLRVAHCEPRVSDLLDYTPEDLVNKSLYSLCHAEDANRLRKSHSDLIEKGQVLTGYYRLMNKSGGYTWLQTCATVVCSTKNADEQNIICVNYVISNRENENMILDCCQLEPSPDSIKHEEGMGNDKSSGSPGGDASGEGNSHLSAGDMKLNSPKTDSEGHSHRGRGRSAAASHGSSLNSLTMIKDSPTPLGVDIDSGVLPTTVATPVPPATPNGSSSASGVPSTKRKRKTKASQQVEDQGQDQQVIADQPLPKLPAMEQRDQQPRSRLPSIVDEQPSSAADSAVKDLEQAMSKHLPSPVAVVSVAPSNTDFSADSLLKQQQQQQQQQLDPNEKSSTIQWIGAPYQQPPAPMPATALLRQLYANRESVIRATARQTPTGVGPGVFYGDQQTGPLPTPPGSESSYENQYLQLHSAASGGHPGGQKTSADAFTNLVSTYGGYHSSIDYHNAMTPPSSVSPRDSNQPGKSAPVLTSNGGYDYAPDPLRGQYATSAGDGVPATLPLKPQASYTATMHPSGSTTTEGGVTYSNLDQPQYFAPHSSFHLYHKGSPASGWYSTPS
- the LOC119552698 gene encoding protein trachealess isoform X4, which encodes MEHHGSGFVASPWAAVLGHHSMASDAGFAAAAAAAHVQNHSMHHPIHSHHHHHSHSHPHPHPHSHPHHHPHLGAAGGMPMDLHVPQGFPYYRYREDALCWGDRKSMEEIGAAQSSVNARILELRKEKSRDAARSRRGKENYEFYELAKMLPLPAAITSQLDKASIIRLTISYLKLRDFSGHGDPPWTREASSSSKLKSAAIRRSPAVDLFEQHQGTHILQSLDGFALAVAADGRFLYISETVSIYLGLSQVEMTGSSIFDYIHQADHSEIAEQLGLSLTSGGGGGGGAGSSSSGGGGGGTGVGMASPTSGASDDGSGTHVAASMTQASTSGYKGYDRSFCIRMKSTLTKRGCHFKSSGYRASDATSNCNNGNNASNNAKNVKNPGSNYSVVLLLCKLRPQYTFSHSRKSQPPLLGMVALAIALPPPSVHEIRLECDMFVTRVNFDLRVAHCEPRVSDLLDYTPEDLVNKSLYSLCHAEDANRLRKSHSDLIEKGQVLTGYYRLMNKSGGYTWLQTCATVVCSTKNADEQNIICVNYVISNRENENMILDCCQLEPSPDSIKHEEGMGNDKSSGSPGGDASGEGNSHLSAGDMKLNSPKTDSEGHSHRGRGRSAAASHGSSLNSLTMIKDSPTPLGVDIDSGVLPTTVATPVPPATPNGSSSASGVPSTKRKRKTKASQQVEDQGQDQQVIADQPLPKLPAMEQRDQQPRSRLPSIVDEQPSSAADSAVKDLEQAMSKHLPSPVAVVSVAPSNTDFSADSLLKQQQQQQQQQLDPNEKSSTIQWIGAPYQQPPAPMPATALLRQLYANRESVIRATARQTPTGVGPGVFYGDQQTGPLPTPPGSESSYENQYLQLHSAASGGHPGGQKTSADAFTNLVSTYGGYHSSIDYHNAMTPPSSVSPRDSNQPGKSAPVLTSNGGYDYAPDPLRGQYATSAGDGVPATLPLKPQASYTATMHPSGSTTTEGGVTYSNLDQPQYFAPHSSFHLYHKGSPASGWYSTPS
- the LOC119552698 gene encoding protein trachealess isoform X3, translated to MLPYQAAVAMDYAGYQRQPTPGHPGSHMATMGTLGMPAVPFTHSWMVPTQDLCAMPPYNKMPGHQQPPGPGMHVQQQPLEPGILELRKEKSRDAARSRRGKENYEFYELAKMLPLPAAITSQLDKASIIRLTISYLKLRDFSGHGDPPWTREASSSSKLKSAAIRRSPAVDLFEQHQGTHILQSLDGFALAVAADGRFLYISETVSIYLGLSQVEMTGSSIFDYIHQADHSEIAEQLGLSLTSGGGGGGGAGSSSSGGGGGGTGVGMASPTSGASDDGSGTHVAASMTQASTSGYKGYDRSFCIRMKSTLTKRGCHFKSSGYRVVLLLCKLRPQYTFSHSRKSQPPLLGMVALAIALPPPSVHEIRLECDMFVTRVNFDLRVAHCEPRVSDLLDYTPEDLVNKSLYSLCHAEDANRLRKSHSDLIEKGQVLTGYYRLMNKSGGYTWLQTCATVVCSTKNADEQNIICVNYVISNRENENMILDCCQLEPSPDSIKHEEGMGNDKSSGSPGGDASGEGNSHLSAGDMKLNSPKTDSEGHSHRGRGRSAAASHGSSLNSLTMIKDSPTPLGVDIDSGVLPTTVATPVPPATPNGSSSASGVPSTKRKRKTKASQQVEDQGQDQQVIADQPLPKLPAMEQRDQQPRSRLPSIVDEQPSSAADSAVKDLEQAMSKHLPSPVAVVSVAPSNTDFSADSLLKQQQQQQQQQLDPNEKSSTIQWIGAPYQQPPAPMPATALLRQLYANRESVIRATARQTPTGVGPGVFYGDQQTGPLPTPPGSESSYENQYLQLHSAASGGHPGGQKTSADAFTNLVSTYGGYHSSIDYHNAMTPPSSVSPRDSNQPGKSAPVLTSNGGYDYAPDPLRGQYATSAGDGVPATLPLKPQASYTATMHPSGSTTTEGGVTYSNLDQPQYFAPHSSFHLYHKGSPASGWYSTPS